CTGTTGGCCAGCGCGACGGCGGCGAACAGCGCCGACCAGACACCCAGGGCCGGTACGAGCGGCAGTCTGTCCATCGCGAGGACGCCGCCGAGGACCCAGAGCAGCGCGGCTGTCGCCTCGGCCCCCGCCGCGTCCGCGCCGCCTCCGAGGAGCGCGACCACGAGAAGCAGCCCCAGCGAGGGAAGCAGTCGCCCCGCGACGGTCGACCGGAAGAAGAGCACCACGACCGCCACGAAGCAGAGCAGGCCCAGCGCGGGCACGGCCGCCGACCAGCCGTGGAAGACATCCGCGGTGTACGCGGTCACCGCCAGCCAGCAGATGAGCCCACCGGCCAGCAGATAGTCCAGCGCCGTCCTGACGGGCGGCACCCCCACCCGGGTCAGCGCCTCTCTGCTCGGCCATGCGGTCCCAGCGCCGATCGGCATCCCGAAGCCCTCTCTCTCGGCTCCGATGCTACGGAGCCGAGCGGTCGGCGGAATCCTCTCCCGGGTGGAGCGGGGAAGGGCGCCGGGCTCCACCCGTGGGTGGAGCCCGGCTGACACGCGCTCGGTGCCGGTGAACAAGAAATATCTTGACTGCTCATTCCATATAAGCTACTGTCGGGAGCATGGCACGGACCAGGGAGTTCGACACGGAGGCGGCTGTGGAGGCCGCGATGTCGGTGTTCCGGCAGAAGGGCTTCGAAGGGGCTTCGATCCAGGACCTCGTCGACGCGACGAACGTCGGACGCGGTTCCCTCTATGGAGCCTTCGGGAGCAAGGAGGGGCTTTACCTCGCGGCGCTGGACCGGTACCGCGAGCGGTACGCCGCCCCGCTGTCCGAAATGCTCACGGCGGACATGCCCGCCCGCCGGCTCATCCGCGAGGTCATGACCGGCGTGGTCGACGAGATCGTGCGGGACGGCAGCCGGCAGGCGTGCCTGATCGTGGCCGGGTCCATGGAACGGGCTCACCGTGAGGACGAGGTCCGCGACCGGCTTCGCGGCACGATCGAGTCGTTGGAGGAGTCCTTGACCCAGCTCATCACGCGCGCCCAGGCCGCCGGCGAGCTGGCCGAGGACCGCAGCGCCGTCGACACCGCGCAATTCCTGGTGATGTGCTTGCAGGGGCTGCGCGTGATCGGCGCGGTCCGCCCCGACCGGACGTCGTTGATGGCGACAGTGGACACCGCCTTGCGCTGCCTGAACTGAGGCGGGCGGAGCCCCGGACGGCACCGTTCACGCCGGATGTCCCGGGCTCACCCCTGTTCCGTTTCTGTAATGATCGTTCAGTATTTAAATGCTCGGAGACTCTCATGACCACATGTCCCCCCAACGCGATCGGCGTCGGCATCGTCGAAGGAAGCATCGGCGGATGGGCCGCGCTCGGCCACGTTCCCGCGCTGCGTGCGCTGCCCGGCTACGGACTGCGAGCGGTCAGCACCTCGCGCAGGGAGTCCGCCGAGGCCGCCGCCAAGGAGTTCGGCGCCGCTGCCGCCTACGACAACCACGTGGACCTCATCGCCGACCCCGGCGTCGACCTGGTCGTCGTCGCGGTGAGACTGGCGCACCACAAGGAGATCATCTCCGCGGCGCTGGCGGCCGGGAAGATGGTCTTGAGCGAGTGGCCCCTGGGCGTCGGACTGGCGGAGGCCGAGGAACTGGCCGCGCGGGCCGAACAGGCCGCGGTGCGCACGGCGGTGGGACTCCAGGCCCGCTTCGCGCCACAGGTGAGCTACGCCCGCGACCTGGTGGCGCAGGGGTACGTCGGCAGGGTGCTCGGCACCACATTGGTCGGCTCGGGCATCGCCTGGGGTCCCACGACGGACCGCGGCCACGCGTACTTGTACGACGACGCCAACGGCGCCACCACCTTGACCGTGCCCACCGTGCACGCTCTGGAGGCCGTCCACCAGGTGCTGGGAGAGTTCGCCGACCTGCAGGCGCGGCTGGTCCGGGGACGTACCGAGGTCACCTTGGCCGAGGACGGCGGCACCCTTCCGGTCACCGCCGCAGACCAGGTACTGATCACCGGCACTCTGGACTCCGGCGCCGCCGCTTCGGTCCTCTACCGCGGCGGAGTCTCGCGCGGCGACAACCTGCGCTGGGAGATCAACGGAACGGATGGCGACCTGGTCCTGACGTCCGGCCTCGGCAATCTGCAGGTCGCGCCCCTCACGCTGGAGGGCGGCCGCGGGGACGACGAGAAGGTGGCCGAACTGACCGTGCCGGAGAAGTATTTCGGCGGGGCGGCGGCAGCCGTGACCGGCCCGGCCCACAACGTCGCGCAGCTCTACGCGCAGTTCGCCCGCGACCTGGCCGAAGGCACGCGTGTGGCACCCGACTTCGCCTACGCGCTCACCCGCCATCGCGTCGTCGACGCCGTTGAGAATGCGTCCGCGACGGGCGTACGCCAGCACTTTCGCGCCACCGCGACCGGCGAGGAGAACTGACGTGAAGGCCGTGGCACTCCAGCAGTACGGCGGGCCCGACGTCCTGCGGGTGCATGAGCTGCCCGACCGCCACGCCGGTCCAGGCGAGATCCGCGTCAGGGTGCGTGCGGCGGCGGTCTCTCCCGCCGACACCCTGATCCGGACCGGCGTGGCGGCCGGACTGCTCCAGGGCCCGCCGCCCCATATCCCCGGACTGGACGCGGCCGGTGTCGTCGACGAGATCGGAGCGGGAACCCGTACCGGGCTCGCGACCGGCGATCATGTCGTCGCGCTGGTCAACCCGACCCGGCCGGCCGGCGGCGCGTACGCGGAGCACGTGGTCCTGCCGGCCGCGTTCGTCGTGAGGGCACCTCGCGACGCCGGCCACGCCCAGGCCTCGACGCTGCCCCTGAACGGGCTCACCGCCCGCAGGGCGCTGGACCTTCTGGGCCTCGCCCCCGGCCAGGTCCTCGCGGTCACGGGGGCGGCGGGCGGCGTCGGCGGATTCGCGGTCCAACTGGCCAAGGCGGAGGGCCTGACGGTCGTGGCCGACGCCTCCCCCGCCGACGAAGCGCTGGTGTCGACGCTGGGCGCGGACGCCGTGGTACGGCGGGGCCGGGACGTGGCGGAGCGCATTCGCGAGGCGGTCCCCGGCGGGGCCGACGGTCTCCTCGACGCCGCCGCCATCGGCGGCACTTTGCCGGCCGCGCTCCGCGACGGCGGGGCCATGGCGGTCGTACGCGGGCCGGCCGAGCCCGCGAGTGGTACCGCATCCGGCGGACGCGGCATCACCTCGCACTCGGTGTACGTCCACACCTACGACGGACGCCACGACGTCCTGGACCGACTGGCCCGGCAGGCGGAGGACGGCGCCCTCACGCTGAGGGTGGCCCGCACCTACCCCATCGACCAGGCCGCCGAGGCCCACCGCGACCTTGAAAGAGGCGGCATCCGGGGCCGCCTCGTCCTCGACTTCTGACGGGGCGACGCCCCGCACGATGAATGGAGCAGCAGAGATGTCACAACAACTTCAGTCCAAGGTCGTCATCGTCACCGGAGGCACCTCCGGCATGGGCGCGGCCTTCGCCAGACGCGCGGCGTCCGAAGGCGCGACTGTCGTCATCGGCGCGCGCGACCCCGCACGCGGTGAAGCGACCACGGAAGAGATCGGAGCCATGGGCGGCCGGGCGTTCTTCGTGCGGACGGACGTCACGAGGGAGGAGGAGCTGTCCCGCCTCGTGGACTTCGCGGTCAGCGAGTTCGGGGGCCTGCACGGAGCGTTCAACAACGCGGGCGGAGGCGACAACCAGCGCACCCTTGGAGAGACCGACGCCGCCTTCTGGCACAACATGATCGAGGCGAATCTGACCAGCGTGTTCTACAGCCTGAAGTACGAGATCCCGGCCATCGCGGCGTCGGGCGGTGGCGGGATCGTGAACAACGCCTCCACAGCCGGCGCGGTGGGTGACGCGAGCATGCCCGCCTATACGGCGGCCAAGCACGGTGTGGTGGGCCTGACCCGCTCCGCCTCGCTCGACTCGGCGAAGGAAGGCGTCAGGGTCAACGCGCTGTTGACCGGGCTCATCGACACTCCTCTGTGGCGCACCGCCGTGGCGGCCTACCCGGAGATCGAGAACCTTTTTCTGGGACAGCTGCCGACCGGGCGGGCGGGCTCCGAGGAAGATGTCGCCGCGTTCACCGCTTTTCTCCTCAGCGACGAGAGCACGTTCATCAACGGCGCGGCGCTCGCCGTGGACGGCGGCTTCACCGCTCGCTGACATCCCGTCGGCGCGGGCGTGGACCGTGCGCGGGCCGGAGGAGGATCACCGAGCCCGCGCACCTGGCACGCGCAGTCGCTCCGCCGCGGGTCAGACGTCGATCCTGGCGCGGTCCAGCGTCGCGGCCGAGCTGGTGATGAACTCCTTGCGGGGCGCGACCTCGTTGCCCATGAGCAGGTCGAAGACCTGCTCGGACGATTCGAGGTCCCCGATGTTGATCCGCCGCAGGGTGCGGTGGCGGGGGTCCATCGTGGTCTCCGCGAGCTGGTCGGCGTCCATCTCACCGAGGCCCTTGTAGCGCTGGATGGAGTCCTTGTAGCGCACGTTCTTGCGCTGGAACTCCAGGAGCGTCTGCCGCAGCTCGTTGTCCGAGTACGTGTAGACGTACTTGTCCTGGCCCTTCTTGGGCTGCACGAGCTCCACCCGGTGCAGGGGCGGCACCGCCGCGAAGACGCGGCCCGCCTCCACCATCGAGCGCATGTAGCGCTGGAACAGCGTCAGCAGCAGACAGCGGATGTGGGCCCCGTCGACATCGGCGTCGACCAGCAGCACGATCTTGCCGTAGCGCGCGGCGTCGATGTCGAACGTCCTGCCCGACCCGGCCCCTATGACCTGGATGATCGCGCCGCACTCGGCGTTCTTCAGCATGTCGGACACCGACGACTTCTGAACGTTCAGGATCTTGCCCCGGATCGGCAGCAGTGCCTGGAATTCGCTGTTCCGGGCGAGTTTGGCCGTACCGAGCGCCGAGTCCCCCTCCACGATGAACAGCTCGCTGCGCTCCACGTCGTCACTGCGGCAGTCGGCGAGCTTGGCCGGCAGCGAGGAGGTCTCCAGCGCCGTCTTCCTGCGCTGCGCCTCTTTGTGCTGACGGGCGGCGATACGCGTACGGGCCGCGGCGACGACCTTCTCCAGCACGGCGCGCGCCTGCGCCTTCGCGTCGCGCTTGGTCGACGTCAGGAACTCCTTGAGTTCCTTGGAGACCACGTTGGCGACGATCCGGTTGGCCGCCGACGTCCCGAGGATCTCCTTGGTCTGCCCTTCGAACTGCGGCTCGGCCAGCCGCACCGTGACCACGGCCGTGAGCCCTTCCAGGGCGTCGTCCTTGACGACGTCGTCCTCGGCGACGCGCAGGAGCTTCGCCGAGCGCAGCGTCTCGTTGACCGTCTTGGTCACGGCGCGCTCGAAGCCGGTCATGTGCGTGCCGCCCTTGGGGGTGGCGATGATGTTGACGTAGCTGCGCATCGTGGTGTCGTACCCGGTGCCCCAGCGCAGCGCGATGTCGACACCCAGCTCGCGGGTGACCTCGGTGGGCGTCATATGACCGCGGTCGTCCAGGACGGGCACGGTCTCCTTGAAGACGCCCTGGCCGGTCAGCCGCAGCACGTCGCAGACGGCCTTGTCCTGCGCCAGATACTCGCAGAACTCGCTGATCCCGCCGTCGTAGCGGAACGTCTCCTCGATCGTCTCGCCGCCCTCGCTCTCGCCGGCCGCCCGCTCGTCGCGCACGACGATGGTCAGGCCGGGCACGAGGAAGGCGGTCTGGCGGGCCCGCTGGTGCAGCGTCTCCAGCGAGAGCCTGGCGTCCTTGAGGAAGATCTGCCGGTCCGCCCAGTACCGGATCCGGGTTCCGGTGCGCGTCTTGGGCACCCGCTTGCCCTTGAGCAG
The nucleotide sequence above comes from Streptomyces sp. NBC_01716. Encoded proteins:
- a CDS encoding TetR/AcrR family transcriptional regulator — its product is MARTREFDTEAAVEAAMSVFRQKGFEGASIQDLVDATNVGRGSLYGAFGSKEGLYLAALDRYRERYAAPLSEMLTADMPARRLIREVMTGVVDEIVRDGSRQACLIVAGSMERAHREDEVRDRLRGTIESLEESLTQLITRAQAAGELAEDRSAVDTAQFLVMCLQGLRVIGAVRPDRTSLMATVDTALRCLN
- a CDS encoding Gfo/Idh/MocA family protein, translating into MTTCPPNAIGVGIVEGSIGGWAALGHVPALRALPGYGLRAVSTSRRESAEAAAKEFGAAAAYDNHVDLIADPGVDLVVVAVRLAHHKEIISAALAAGKMVLSEWPLGVGLAEAEELAARAEQAAVRTAVGLQARFAPQVSYARDLVAQGYVGRVLGTTLVGSGIAWGPTTDRGHAYLYDDANGATTLTVPTVHALEAVHQVLGEFADLQARLVRGRTEVTLAEDGGTLPVTAADQVLITGTLDSGAAASVLYRGGVSRGDNLRWEINGTDGDLVLTSGLGNLQVAPLTLEGGRGDDEKVAELTVPEKYFGGAAAAVTGPAHNVAQLYAQFARDLAEGTRVAPDFAYALTRHRVVDAVENASATGVRQHFRATATGEEN
- a CDS encoding NADP-dependent oxidoreductase, with the translated sequence MKAVALQQYGGPDVLRVHELPDRHAGPGEIRVRVRAAAVSPADTLIRTGVAAGLLQGPPPHIPGLDAAGVVDEIGAGTRTGLATGDHVVALVNPTRPAGGAYAEHVVLPAAFVVRAPRDAGHAQASTLPLNGLTARRALDLLGLAPGQVLAVTGAAGGVGGFAVQLAKAEGLTVVADASPADEALVSTLGADAVVRRGRDVAERIREAVPGGADGLLDAAAIGGTLPAALRDGGAMAVVRGPAEPASGTASGGRGITSHSVYVHTYDGRHDVLDRLARQAEDGALTLRVARTYPIDQAAEAHRDLERGGIRGRLVLDF
- a CDS encoding SDR family NAD(P)-dependent oxidoreductase — encoded protein: MSQQLQSKVVIVTGGTSGMGAAFARRAASEGATVVIGARDPARGEATTEEIGAMGGRAFFVRTDVTREEELSRLVDFAVSEFGGLHGAFNNAGGGDNQRTLGETDAAFWHNMIEANLTSVFYSLKYEIPAIAASGGGGIVNNASTAGAVGDASMPAYTAAKHGVVGLTRSASLDSAKEGVRVNALLTGLIDTPLWRTAVAAYPEIENLFLGQLPTGRAGSEEDVAAFTAFLLSDESTFINGAALAVDGGFTAR
- a CDS encoding DNA gyrase/topoisomerase IV subunit B, whose amino-acid sequence is MTAETSVPSSALLTADRDGSNYTARHLLVLEGLEAVRKRPGMYIGSTDSRGLMHCLWEIIDNSVDEALGGYCDRIDVTLHEDGSVEVRDNGRGIPVDVEPKTGLSGIEVVMTKLHAGGKFGGGSYAASGGLHGVGASVVNALSARLDVEVDRNSAVHAISFRRGVPGMFTESGPDAPFDPANGLLKGKRVPKTRTGTRIRYWADRQIFLKDARLSLETLHQRARQTAFLVPGLTIVVRDERAAGESEGGETIEETFRYDGGISEFCEYLAQDKAVCDVLRLTGQGVFKETVPVLDDRGHMTPTEVTRELGVDIALRWGTGYDTTMRSYVNIIATPKGGTHMTGFERAVTKTVNETLRSAKLLRVAEDDVVKDDALEGLTAVVTVRLAEPQFEGQTKEILGTSAANRIVANVVSKELKEFLTSTKRDAKAQARAVLEKVVAAARTRIAARQHKEAQRRKTALETSSLPAKLADCRSDDVERSELFIVEGDSALGTAKLARNSEFQALLPIRGKILNVQKSSVSDMLKNAECGAIIQVIGAGSGRTFDIDAARYGKIVLLVDADVDGAHIRCLLLTLFQRYMRSMVEAGRVFAAVPPLHRVELVQPKKGQDKYVYTYSDNELRQTLLEFQRKNVRYKDSIQRYKGLGEMDADQLAETTMDPRHRTLRRINIGDLESSEQVFDLLMGNEVAPRKEFITSSAATLDRARIDV